One part of the Eleginops maclovinus isolate JMC-PN-2008 ecotype Puerto Natales chromosome 14, JC_Emac_rtc_rv5, whole genome shotgun sequence genome encodes these proteins:
- the supt16h gene encoding LOW QUALITY PROTEIN: FACT complex subunit SPT16 (The sequence of the model RefSeq protein was modified relative to this genomic sequence to represent the inferred CDS: inserted 1 base in 1 codon): MAVNLDKDAYYRRIKRLYSNWKKGEDDFGKVDAIVVSVGVDEEIVYAKSTAIQTWLFGYELTDTIMVFCDSKILFLASKKKVDFLKQVAITXGNENANGVPPITLLVREKNESNKANFDKMIEAIKGSKEGKTVGIFSKDKFPGEYMKGWNETISAEGLEKVDISAVVAYTMAVKEDGELSLMKKAAAITSEVYSKFFKERVMEIVDADEKVRHSKLAESVEKAVEEKKYLGGADPSTVEMCYPPIIQSGGNYSLKFSVVSDKNHMHFGAITCAMGIRYKSYCSNLVRTLMVDPPQEMQDNYNFLLQVEEELLKQLKHGVKISDAYNAAQDYVKKERSELVAKLTKNLGFAMGIEFREGSLVLNAKNQYKLKKGMVLSISLGFADLVNKEAKKDEQKKYALFIGDTIQINEEEAATILTPVKKKIKNVGIFLKNDDEEDEEEEGDDAEELLGKGARSAALLADRTRNEMTAEEKRRAHQRELANHLNEEAKRRLTEQKGEQQIQKARKSNVSYKNVSQMPREKDIRDMKIFIDKKYETVVMPVFGIATPFHIATIKNISMSVEGDYTYLRINFYVPGSSLGRQEGNIFPNPDATFVKEITYRASNLKTPGDPSVPSTNLQNAFRIIKEVQKRYKTREAEEKEKEGIVKQDSLVINLNRSNPKLKDLYIRPNIAQKRMQGSLEAHTNGFRFTSVRGDKVDILYNNIKHAIFQPCDGEMIIVLHFHLRNAIMFGKRRHTDVQFYTEVGEITTDLGKHQHMHDRDDLYAEQMEREMRHKLKSAFKNFIEKVETLTKEELEFEVPFRDLGFQGAPYRSTCLLQPTSSSLVNTTEWPPFVVTLDEVELVHFERVQFHLKNFDVVIVYKDYNKKVTMINAVPVNSLDPIKEWLNSCDIKYTEGVQSLNWTKIMKTIVDDPEGFFEQGGWSFLDPEGEGSGGEEDSESEIEDETFNPSGDDEEEEEEADSDEDYDSETEDSNYSESVGSEEESGKDWDELEEEARRADKESVYEEEDTSNPRKRKSRPPPPSLPSKKKRRS; the protein is encoded by the exons AAAGGAGAAGATGACTTTGGAAAAGTCGATGCCATTGTGGTGTCTGTAGGAGTGGACGAGGAAATTGTGTACGCCAAATCTACAGCCATACAG acatGGCTGTTTGGCTACGAGTTGACGGACACCATCATGGTGTTTTGTGACAGCAAAATCCTCTTCCTCGCTAGCAAGAAGAAGGTGGATTTCCTCAAACAGGTGGCTATAA AAGGCAACGAGAACGCCAACGGTGTGCCGCCCATCACCCTGCTCGTCAGAGAAAAG AATGAAAGCAACAAGGCTAACTTTGACAAGATGATCGAGGCGATCAAAGGCAGCAAAGAAGGCAAGACGGTGGGAATATTCAGCAAGGACAAATTCCCCGGAGAGTACATGAAGGGCTGGAACGAAACGATCAGCGCTGAGGGTCTGGAGAAG GTAGACATCAGCGCTGTGGTTGCGTACACGATGGCGGTGAAGGAAGACGGAGAGCTGAGCCTGATGAAGAAGGCGGCGGCCATCACCAGCGAGGTTTACTCCAAGTTCTTCAAGGAGCGCGTCATGGAGATCGTTGATGCCGACGAG AAAGTGCGTCACAGTAAGCTGGCGGAGTCGGTGGAGAAGGCAGTCGAGGAGAAGAAGTACCTGGGGGGTGCAGACCCTTCTACAGTGGAGATGTGTTACCCCCCCATCATCCAGAGCGGCGGCAACTACAGCCTTAAGTTCAGCGTCGTCAG CGACAAGAACCACATGCACTTCGGTGCCATCACGTGTGCCATGGGCATCCGCTACAAGTCCTACTGCTCCAACCTGGTGCGCACCCTCATGGTGGACCCCCCCCAGGAGATGCAGGACAACTACaacttcctgctgcaggtggaggaggagctgctcaAACAACTCAAACATG GTGTGAAAATCAGCGACGCCTACAACGCCGCTCAGGATTACGTGAAGAAGGAGAGGTCGGAACTCGTTGCAAAGCTGACTAAAAACCTCGG CTTTGCAATGGGAATCGAGTTCAGAGAAGGCTCCTTGGTTCTGAACGCCAAAAACCAGTACAAACTGAAAAAGG GCATGGTGTTGAGCATCAGTTTGGGTTTCGCTGACCTCGTGAACAAAGAGGCCAAGAAGGACGAGCAGAAGAAGTACGCCTTGTTCATCGGCGACACAATACAGATCAACGAG GAGGAGGCGGCCACGATACTCACACCCGTCAAGAAAAAGATCAAAAACGTGGGAATCTTCTTGAAG AATGACGacgaggaagatgaggaggaagagggagacgACGCCGAGGAGTTGCTGGGGAAAGGCGCTCGCAGTGCTGCCCTGCTGGCAGACAGGACcaga AACGAGATGACGGCGGAGGAGAAGAGGCGGGCCCACCAGAGGGAGCTGGCCAATCATTTGAACGAAGAGGCGAAGCGCCGTCTGACGGAGCAGAAAGGAGAGCAGCAGATTCAGAA GGCCAGAAAATCCAACGTGTCCTACAAGAACGTCTCTCAGATGCCGAGAGAAAAGGACATCAGAGACATGAAGATCTTCATCGACAAGAAGTACGAGACCGTCGTCATGCCCGTTTTTGGAATCGCGACGCCGTTCCACATCGCCACCATCAAG AACATCAGTATGTCCGTAGAGGGAGACTACACCTACCTGAGGATCAACTTCTACGTCCCGGGCAGCTCCCTGGGACGACAGGAGGGGAACATCTTCCCCAACCCCGACGCCACCTTcgttaaagaaat CACGTACCGAGCGTCCAACCTAAAGACCCCCGGCGACCCGTCGGTGCCCTCCACCAACCTGCAGAACGCCTTCCGCATCATCAAGGAGGTGCAGAAGCGCTACAAGACGCGAGAGGccgaggagaaggagaaggagggcaTCGTGAAGCAGGACTCGCTGGTCATCAACCTGAACCGCAGCAACCCCAAACTCAAAGACCTCTACATCCGACCCAACATCGCACAGAAGAGGATGCAGGGCTCCCTGGAGGCGCATACTAATG gCTTCCGCTTCACGTCGGTCCGCGGCGACAAAGTGGACATCCTTTACAACAACATCAAACACGCCATCTTCCAGCCGTGCGACGGGGAGATGATCATCGTTCTTCACTTCCACCTCAGG AACGCCATCATGTTCGGGAAGCGGCGCCACACGGACGTCCAGTTCTACACCGAGGTCGGCGAGATCACCACAGATCTGGGCAAACACCAGCACATGCACGACCGGGACGACCTGTACGCCGAGCAGATGGAGCGCGAGATGAGGCACAAGCTCAAGTCGGCCTTCAAGAACTTCATCGAGAAGGTGGAGACGCTGACTAAAGAGGAGCTGGAGTTCGAGGTTCCCTTCAGAGACCTCGG gttCCAGGGCGCCCCCTACAGGAGTACCTGCCTGCTACAACCCACCTCCAGCTCCCTCGTCAATACCACTGAATGG CCGCCGTTCGTGGTGACCCTGGACGAGGTGGAGTTGGTCCACTTTGAGCGCGTGCAGTTCCACCTGAAGAACTTCGACGTGGTCATCGTCTACAAGGACTACAACAAGAAGGTCACCATGATCAACGCCGTGCCCGTCAACTCCCTGGACCCCATCAAGGAGTGGCTCAA CTCCTGTGACATCAAGTACACAGAGGGAGTGCAGTCTTTGAACTGGACCAAGATCATGAAGACCATCGTGGACGATCCCGAGGGCTTCTTCGAACAGGGAGGCTGGTCTTTCTTGGACCCCGAGGGCGAG GGAAGCGGCGGGGAGGAAGACTCCGAGTCGGAAATAGAGGATGAAACATTCAACCCGTCCGGagatgacgaggaggaagaggaggaggcggacAGTGACGAGGACTACGACTCGGAGACAGAGGACTCCA aTTACAGCGAGTCGGTCGGCAGCGAGGAGGAGAGCGGGAAAGACTGGGACGAGTTGGAGGAGGAAGCCAGGAGAG CGGACAAAGAGAGCGTCTACGAGGAGGAGGACACCAGCAACCCCAGGAAGAGAAAGAGCCGCCCACCCCCCCCAAGCCTCCCCAGCAAGAAGAAGCGGCGGTCCTAA